Proteins co-encoded in one Salvia splendens isolate huo1 chromosome 4, SspV2, whole genome shotgun sequence genomic window:
- the LOC121800502 gene encoding norbelladine synthase-like gives MYGTISDEKTVDVPATEAWKLYSTLQLPKMALEANSDLVSWINVVQGDGGAGTILEVIIHSGMGGGLKSFKEKFMVVDHEKRVKEVEVVEGGFLDLGFTLYRIRFEVIEVEGNEKQCITRSTIEYELKEEAAANVALVSIQPFTNIMQLSAEYLLRNNDN, from the exons ATGTACGGAACAATATCCGATGAGAAGACGGTTGACGTACCGGCAACCGAAGCGTGGAAGCTCTACAGCACTCTCCAGCTCCCCAAAATGGCGTTGGAAGCCAACTCTGACCTCGTCAGCTGGATCAACGTCGTTCAAGGCGACGGCGGCGCCGGAACCATTCTCGAGGTCATTATCCATTCAG GGATGGGAGGGGGATTGAAATCCTTCAAGGAGAAATTCATGGTGGTGGATCACGAGAAGCGTGTGAAGGAGGTAGAGGTTGTGGAAGGTGGATTTCTGGATCTAGGGTTCACGCTGTATCGTATaagattcgaagtgatagaggtggaggGAAACGAGAAGCAGTGTATAACTCGATCTACGATCGAGTACGAGCTCAAAGAGGAAGCTGCAGCGAATGTTGCGCTCGTTTCCATTCAACCATTCACTAATATCATGCAACTCTCTGCTGAGTATTTGCTCCGAAACAATGATAATTGA
- the LOC121800257 gene encoding NADH dehydrogenase [ubiquinone] iron-sulfur protein 6, mitochondrial-like codes for MAAFWRNNALTMATNLMKTLTGSSRNLSGIVSSEVSTSNTQKWMQDTSKKSPMELINEVPPIKVEDRIAVCVSHLFDFTTDSNPALGHPIEFICLEKDEPAVCKYCGLRYVQDHHH; via the exons ATGGCGGCATTCTGGAGAAATAATGCATTAACAATGGCGACAAACCTCATGAAAACTCTAACTGGATCTTCGAGGAACCTCAGCGGCATCGTTAGTAGCGAAGTTTCCACCTCTAATACCCAAAAATGGATGCAG GATACGAGTAAAAAGTCTCCAATGGAGTTGATCAATGAAGTTCCACCAATCAAAGTAGAGGACAGGATTGCTGTTTGT GTGTCTCACCTTTTTGACTTTACTACAGATAGTAACCCGGCACTGGGTCATCCAATTGAGTTCATATGCCTCGAGAAGGACGAGCCAGCTGTGTGCAAGTATTGTGGTTTGCGCTATGTGCAAGACCATCATCACTAG